tataaatttaattttctgtcaTGGTTGGTTCAAATGTACCATGTAAGCAACTATGAAAATCCCTTTGTAGTATCTATTCCTCTAAGTTTTAATAACATAGGATATTTTATAAAAGATTAAGTATAACTTATTCAAGTTTATCCCTAAGTAACATATAGTGGCTAActgcatataagaaaaaaatccacaggTTTTATGTGTATGATTGATCCCAAGAAAAGGCTTGGTTTTATCACTAGCATAGTGATTTATTCTTAAAGTTTTCCCTGGTGTGCTAATTTCCTGTGACCTGATCATTTTCTGAGGGATAGCAAATTctgaaattataaatgtttagagTAACATCAATCATGCCGCTTTTCAAAAGCAtgctattttatttcaaaacctGTTTAGAAACAAATTTCTTTGTTTGATGGGATTTTTTATGATAAATTCCAGTGTTGATTTGTGTCTAATGACTATCTGTATGCTCTGAAGAACTATATGTGCATTATTTAGCATTATCCTATTACTTCTCTTTAATAGAATTAAATATCTAAGAAATATCTGTGTAATAGCATATATTAGATTTTTACTGTAGTTATAGTTTTGAATATTAACTATAATAATagtgcattttattattttctagtaTTAACAGTAAAAGAGATTCATCTTTAGCAAATGTGATTAATTTGTCATATTTGCACACAACTATTGGCCAGAAGTGTTTTAACCTAAAAGGTTCTATGAAAATATAAACTTTTGAGGTATATTATCACATACAAGAATTTAaagtattgttttttaaatgaatattattgTCATCATTATTAAATGTAACTTAATCAAAAGCCAAACTTCAGGAGTGATATTAAATAAGTCACAAAAGAACTTTCAGTTCCATGTTCCTGAAATCTAAAATGGCGAGCAAATTTtccctgactttttaaaataacttaaaatattttaagaaagaaatattccaatgattcttttctttcttatgtaaCAGTTGGTCTCTGATTAACATTTAACAATTTAAAGACAGACAGGGTATCCTAAAAAAGATTACTAAATACTTTGGGCATTATTATCTTTATATTAATTGTGAAACAATTATGTTTTCCTAATAATTAAGAAGCAGtcactgacttttataaaaatactttccACAGCATCTAAAATCTGGAATTCAGCATAATAAAGTATAAACTCTAAACATGCAAAAAGGTAGCATGCTATAGGTAACCAAAAATCTGCAAATGATGATACATACTGTGATGCAGAAAAGCAGAACTTCCTAACACAATTGGTTCACAGTATGGCTCAAGATATATAATCTTAGTTTTCATACAAATTTCATCAATGGAGAGTTATCCAAAGCCTAAGTACTAATACAGTAAACATGACTGAATCAttggaaaaatattagaaataaaatgtacattATCACAAAATCATTAGGCTTTTTAGGTATGTATTCCACAGAAATATACCAAATATAAAAACAGTCCTATTTCTTTGGGCCCAGAACACAAGGAAGATTTAACTGTGTGCTAATACAGGCAGTTAGCTACTgtgaaatcaaaattaaattgCCATCAAAGCAGAGTTTCAATATCAGTCAGAAATGCAGCAAATTACACTATAGGGAATGTTGTTTGCGTTAACTTTTCTCTCAGATATTTCCTCAGGGCAACATTGTGAAGGCTGCCAATGACAATATTATCCCTTCTGAAGAGGACATACTTTTTCATCAAAGATAACAGTAACAGTACATACTGATTTGGACAATTTTCTTTCCAAAACTCAAAACAAAAGGAATGTATTGAAATTCGGTGACTTCAATAATCAATCAGTGCATTAAGAAACAGGTGGCTGATGATCTAATGCATAAATTGCTCTTTCCTTACTGTATTTTTCAGACCACTTGTGAGTTAGTTCTAGATAAAGACTTGGTTTATAAGGCCGGTAATCCAAATATACTGTATTACTGTTTCTTTTGGGGACAGCTTTTTCAATCTGAGTTCCTTCATGCCACTCATTAAAAGAGGTGATAGAAATTAAACTGGGGCGGACACGAAGAGCAGCATTCAGAGCAGCTTCATAATACTTCCCATTAACTCGGTTCCGAGTGTTGTGCGTGTTCCATGGATGGATGCTGGTATCTATGTATCCTGGACCCACACTTGGGGTAAATATTAAGTTGTAGCTATCACAAAAGTGTTTTAGACCAGCCCAGTTCTGTTGTGATGAGCCATAAGTAAAACCATTTGTGGCAAAATATGTATAAATTCCATCAAAACCACTGTGAAGAATTTCATATTTATGATCTTCTTCTACCAGAAATGCAATAAACAATCCATCATAAGGAGAATCGCGAACACTCTGAGATCCTGATACGGTTAACAGATTGGCCCATTTTTCAGGCTTTGTAATATAGGAGTCAT
Above is a genomic segment from Choloepus didactylus isolate mChoDid1 chromosome 11, mChoDid1.pri, whole genome shotgun sequence containing:
- the LOC119506341 gene encoding glycoprotein endo-alpha-1,2-mannosidase-like; translation: MKQMRSASIGVLALSGYPPDSSDENGEPTEDLVPTILDKAHKYNLKMLKIFLVLVVTFHIEPYSNRDDHNMYKNVKYIIDKYGNHPAFYRYKTRTGNTLPMFYVYDSYITKPEKWANLLTVSGSQSVRDSPYDGLFIAFLVEEDHKYEILHSGFDGIYTYFATNGFTYGSSQQNWAGLKHFCDSYNLIFTPSVGPGYIDTSIHPWNTHNTRNRVNGKYYEAALNAALRVRPSLISITSFNEWHEGTQIEKAVPKRNSNTVYLDYRPYKPSLYLELTHKWSEKYSKERAIYALDHQPPVS